In a genomic window of Perognathus longimembris pacificus isolate PPM17 chromosome 21, ASM2315922v1, whole genome shotgun sequence:
- the Npy1r gene encoding neuropeptide Y receptor type 1 isoform X1 — MCVELFCNSRTSSIICRSCQVENHSMHYNWSEKISPYLAFENDDCHLPLAVIFTLALAYGAVIILGVSGNLALIIIILKQKEMRNVTNILIVNLSFSDLLVAIMCLPFTFVYTLMDHWVFGETMCKLNPFVQCVSITVSIFSLVLIAVERHQLIINPRGWRPNNRHAYIGIAVIWVLAVASSLPFLIYQVLTDEPFQNVTLDAFKGKYVCFDKFPSDSHRLSYTTLLLALQYFGPLCFIFICYFKIYIRLKKRNNMMDKMRDNKYRSSESKRINVMLLSIVVAFAVCWLPLTIFNTVFDWNHQIIATCNHNLLFLLCHLTAMISTCVNPIFYGFLNKNFQRDLQFFFNFCDFRSRDDDYETIAMSTMHTDVSKTSLKQASPVAFKKINSDDNEKI, encoded by the exons GTTGAAAATCACTCCATGCACTATAACTGGTCAGAAAAGATTTCCCCATATTTGGCTTTTGAAAATGATGATTGTCACCTGCCCTTGGCTGTGATATTTACCTTGGCTCTTGCATATGGAGCTGTGATTATCCTTGGGGTCTCTGGAAACCTGGCCTTGATCATAATCATCTTGAAACAGAAGGAGATGAGAAACGTTACCAACATCCTAATCGTGAACCTTTCCTTCTCAGACTTGCTGGTTGCTATTATGTGTCTCCCCTTCACATTTGTCTACACGCTTATGGACCATTGGGTCTTTGGGGAGACGATGTGCAAACTGAATCCTTTTGTGCAATGCGTTTCAATCACGGTGTCCATTTTCTCTCTGGTTCTCATCGCTGTGGAGCGACATCAGCTGATCATCAACCCACGAGGCTGGAGACCCAATAACAGACATGCGTACATAGGTATTGCTGTGATCTGGGTGCTGGCTGTGGCTTCCTCTCTACCCTTCCTGATCTATCAGGTCCTGACTGACGAGCCCTTCCAAAACGTGACCCTAGACGCATTCAAAGGCAAGTACGTGTGCTTTGATAAATTCCCGTCGGACTCTCATCGGTTGTCGTACACAACCCTCCTTTTGGCGCTGCAGTACTTTGGCCCACTCTGCTTTATCTTTATATGCTACTTCAAG ATCTACATTCGCTTAAAAAAGAGGAACAATATGATGGACAAGATGAGAGACAACAAGTACAGGTCCAGTGAAAGCAAAAGGATCAACGTCATGCTGCTCTCCATTGTGGTGGCCTTCGCCGTGTGCTGGTTGCCGCTCACCATCTTCAACACCGTGTTTGACTGGAACCATCAGATCATCGCCACGTGCAACCACAACCTGCTGTTCCTGCTCTGTCACCTCACGGCCATGATCTCCACCTGTGTCAACCCCATCTTCTATGGCTTCCTGAACAAAAACTTCCAGCGAGACCTGCAGTTCTTCTTTAACTTTTGTGATTTCCGGTCTCGGGATGATGACTACGAGACCATCGCCATGTCCACCATGCATACAGATGTTTCCAAGACTTCATTGAAACAGGCAAGCCCAGtcgcatttaaaaaaatcaacagcgATGACAATGAGAAAATCTGA
- the Npy1r gene encoding neuropeptide Y receptor type 1 isoform X2 translates to MNSTSFSQVENHSMHYNWSEKISPYLAFENDDCHLPLAVIFTLALAYGAVIILGVSGNLALIIIILKQKEMRNVTNILIVNLSFSDLLVAIMCLPFTFVYTLMDHWVFGETMCKLNPFVQCVSITVSIFSLVLIAVERHQLIINPRGWRPNNRHAYIGIAVIWVLAVASSLPFLIYQVLTDEPFQNVTLDAFKGKYVCFDKFPSDSHRLSYTTLLLALQYFGPLCFIFICYFKIYIRLKKRNNMMDKMRDNKYRSSESKRINVMLLSIVVAFAVCWLPLTIFNTVFDWNHQIIATCNHNLLFLLCHLTAMISTCVNPIFYGFLNKNFQRDLQFFFNFCDFRSRDDDYETIAMSTMHTDVSKTSLKQASPVAFKKINSDDNEKI, encoded by the exons ATGAATTCGACATCATTTTCCCAGGTTGAAAATCACTCCATGCACTATAACTGGTCAGAAAAGATTTCCCCATATTTGGCTTTTGAAAATGATGATTGTCACCTGCCCTTGGCTGTGATATTTACCTTGGCTCTTGCATATGGAGCTGTGATTATCCTTGGGGTCTCTGGAAACCTGGCCTTGATCATAATCATCTTGAAACAGAAGGAGATGAGAAACGTTACCAACATCCTAATCGTGAACCTTTCCTTCTCAGACTTGCTGGTTGCTATTATGTGTCTCCCCTTCACATTTGTCTACACGCTTATGGACCATTGGGTCTTTGGGGAGACGATGTGCAAACTGAATCCTTTTGTGCAATGCGTTTCAATCACGGTGTCCATTTTCTCTCTGGTTCTCATCGCTGTGGAGCGACATCAGCTGATCATCAACCCACGAGGCTGGAGACCCAATAACAGACATGCGTACATAGGTATTGCTGTGATCTGGGTGCTGGCTGTGGCTTCCTCTCTACCCTTCCTGATCTATCAGGTCCTGACTGACGAGCCCTTCCAAAACGTGACCCTAGACGCATTCAAAGGCAAGTACGTGTGCTTTGATAAATTCCCGTCGGACTCTCATCGGTTGTCGTACACAACCCTCCTTTTGGCGCTGCAGTACTTTGGCCCACTCTGCTTTATCTTTATATGCTACTTCAAG ATCTACATTCGCTTAAAAAAGAGGAACAATATGATGGACAAGATGAGAGACAACAAGTACAGGTCCAGTGAAAGCAAAAGGATCAACGTCATGCTGCTCTCCATTGTGGTGGCCTTCGCCGTGTGCTGGTTGCCGCTCACCATCTTCAACACCGTGTTTGACTGGAACCATCAGATCATCGCCACGTGCAACCACAACCTGCTGTTCCTGCTCTGTCACCTCACGGCCATGATCTCCACCTGTGTCAACCCCATCTTCTATGGCTTCCTGAACAAAAACTTCCAGCGAGACCTGCAGTTCTTCTTTAACTTTTGTGATTTCCGGTCTCGGGATGATGACTACGAGACCATCGCCATGTCCACCATGCATACAGATGTTTCCAAGACTTCATTGAAACAGGCAAGCCCAGtcgcatttaaaaaaatcaacagcgATGACAATGAGAAAATCTGA